The Hymenobacter sp. 5317J-9 genome has a window encoding:
- the murG gene encoding undecaprenyldiphospho-muramoylpentapeptide beta-N-acetylglucosaminyltransferase, with amino-acid sequence MTHTPLRFIISGGGTGGHIFPAVAIANELRRRLPDAEILFVGANGRMEMTRVPEAGYNIVGLDITGLQRRLTPQNLLFPVRVFRSVRKAGKLIEEFRPDAVVGVGGYASAPVLLAATSRAIPSLIQEQNSYAGLVNKLLAKRVNKICVAYDGMEKFFPAEKLVLTGNPVRTEIASGNRAEALKFFDLDLNKKTLLVIGGSLGARTLNLATAAAIARLRDAGIQLLWQTGKLYFPEARQQADQPHNLHALEFIQRMDLAYAAADVVISRAGALSVSELCLTGKASILVPSPNVAEDHQTKNALALMSKGAAVLITDEHAPERLYDEALRLLADPERQQQLSSRVRELARPQATATIVDELLGLLKK; translated from the coding sequence ATGACCCATACTCCCCTCCGTTTCATTATTTCCGGCGGCGGCACCGGCGGCCATATATTCCCCGCGGTGGCCATTGCCAATGAGCTGCGTCGGCGCCTGCCCGATGCCGAAATCCTTTTCGTGGGGGCCAACGGCCGCATGGAAATGACCCGTGTGCCCGAAGCCGGCTATAACATTGTGGGCCTCGACATCACCGGCCTGCAGCGCCGCCTCACCCCGCAAAATCTTCTGTTTCCGGTGCGCGTGTTCCGCTCGGTGCGCAAAGCCGGCAAGCTGATTGAGGAATTTCGGCCCGATGCCGTGGTGGGGGTGGGGGGCTATGCCTCGGCGCCGGTACTGCTGGCGGCGACTTCGCGGGCCATTCCCTCGCTCATTCAGGAGCAGAATTCCTACGCCGGCCTGGTGAATAAGCTCTTGGCGAAGCGGGTGAACAAAATATGCGTGGCCTACGACGGCATGGAAAAGTTTTTCCCCGCCGAAAAGCTCGTCCTGACCGGCAACCCCGTCCGCACTGAAATAGCCAGCGGCAACCGCGCCGAAGCCCTTAAGTTCTTTGACCTCGACCTGAACAAGAAAACCTTGCTGGTGATAGGCGGGAGCCTCGGCGCCCGCACCCTCAACCTGGCCACGGCCGCCGCCATTGCGCGCCTGCGCGACGCCGGCATTCAGCTTCTGTGGCAAACCGGCAAGCTGTATTTCCCCGAAGCCCGCCAGCAGGCCGACCAGCCCCACAACCTGCACGCCCTGGAATTCATCCAGCGCATGGATTTGGCCTACGCCGCGGCCGACGTCGTAATCAGCCGCGCGGGTGCCTTATCGGTTTCGGAGTTGTGCCTTACCGGCAAAGCCAGCATTCTGGTGCCTTCGCCCAACGTGGCGGAGGACCACCAAACCAAAAACGCTTTGGCCCTGATGAGCAAAGGCGCCGCCGTGCTCATCACCGACGAGCACGCCCCCGAACGCCTCTACGACGAAGCCCTGCGCCTGCTCGCCGACCCTGAGCGCCAGCAGCAGCTCAGCAGCCGCGTGCGGGAGCTGGCTCGGCCCCAAGCCACCGCCACCATCGTCGACGAGCTGCTGGGCCTGCTGAAAAAGTGA
- a CDS encoding FtsW/RodA/SpoVE family cell cycle protein — protein sequence MMKDWLQRNLKGDPILWAIVFLFSFISIAVVYSATGTLAYKKMNGNTEAFLLKHSALIVAGLGFMWLAHRIDYRYYSRLALYALLISVPLLLFTYLLGGETNGASRWMTIPVINQTFQPSDLAKLALISHLASMLSRRQQHLQDFWTTLFPVMLWVGIICGLIALTNASTSSLLFATCLLLMFIGRVPLKQMLVMVLIGVTVGGTALASGQRWKTVQSRITNFSDPTKKTPFQLEHSYIAIATGGIAGKGPGKSTERNILPHPYSDFIYAIIIEEYGLLGGAVVLFLYLAFLYRGLKTVMNSYGAFGGLLSAGLSFSLVLQALVNMGVAVGLGPITGLPLPLLSMGGTSLIFTGISIGIILAVSRGEREVRPMTGEPDDTARIPSQRAAYA from the coding sequence ATCATGAAAGACTGGCTGCAACGTAACCTCAAAGGCGACCCCATTCTGTGGGCCATTGTGTTTCTGTTTTCCTTTATCAGCATCGCGGTGGTGTATTCCGCTACCGGCACGCTGGCGTATAAGAAGATGAACGGCAACACCGAGGCCTTCCTGCTCAAGCACAGCGCCCTGATTGTGGCCGGCCTGGGCTTCATGTGGCTGGCGCACCGCATCGACTACCGCTACTATTCGCGGCTGGCGCTGTACGCGCTGCTCATTTCGGTGCCGCTGCTGCTCTTTACCTACCTGCTGGGCGGCGAAACCAACGGCGCCTCGCGCTGGATGACCATTCCGGTCATCAACCAGACTTTCCAGCCTTCCGACCTGGCCAAGCTGGCCCTGATTTCGCACCTGGCCAGCATGCTCAGCCGCCGCCAGCAGCACCTGCAGGACTTCTGGACCACGCTGTTTCCGGTAATGCTGTGGGTGGGCATTATTTGCGGCCTGATTGCGCTTACCAACGCTTCCACCTCGTCGCTGCTGTTTGCTACTTGCCTGCTGCTCATGTTCATCGGCCGCGTGCCGCTCAAGCAGATGCTGGTGATGGTGCTCATCGGCGTCACGGTGGGGGGCACGGCCCTGGCCAGCGGCCAACGCTGGAAAACCGTGCAGTCGCGCATCACCAACTTCTCCGACCCCACCAAGAAAACGCCTTTTCAGCTCGAACACAGCTACATCGCCATTGCCACGGGCGGCATCGCCGGCAAGGGCCCCGGCAAAAGCACCGAGCGCAACATCCTGCCGCACCCGTATTCCGACTTCATCTACGCCATCATCATTGAGGAATACGGCCTGTTGGGCGGCGCCGTGGTGCTATTCCTCTACCTAGCCTTCCTCTATCGAGGGCTGAAAACGGTGATGAACAGTTACGGGGCTTTTGGCGGGCTGCTGTCCGCCGGGCTCAGTTTTAGTCTGGTCTTGCAAGCCCTCGTGAACATGGGCGTGGCGGTGGGACTGGGCCCCATCACCGGCCTGCCATTGCCGCTGCTGAGCATGGGCGGCACCTCACTTATTTTCACCGGCATCAGCATTGGCATCATCCTGGCCGTGAGCCGCGGCGAGCGCGAAGTGCGCCCCATGACCGGCGAGCCCGACGACACGGCGCGCATCCCCAGCCAGCGCGCGGCGTATGCGTAG
- the murD gene encoding UDP-N-acetylmuramoyl-L-alanine--D-glutamate ligase, producing MNIVILGAAESGVGAALLAQAKGHAVFVSDRGAIQADYKEQLTRAGIEFEEGQHTLERVLQAEEVIKSPGIPEKAPVIQALRERNIPVISEIEFAGRYTAAKCICITGTNGKTTTTLLIYHLLKEAGLKVGLAGNVGYSMAEQVIANEHEYYVVELSSFQLDDTYDFQPWISILLNITPDHLDRYGYSLENYAQAKLRIVRNQDSSGYFIYNADDENIQRYFKAALRPVHKMPFSLHHRPDVHLAAYYKSEDVICLDMLPGYYSETEEISTANSPLIGQHNRQNMMAAVLAARVAGLNSGQIESALATFHNADHRLQPVGEIGGVRYINDSKATNVEAAWYALDGIRQPIVWIAGGTDKGNDYSSLLHLAESRVKALVCLGVDNAKLRAAFGNVVPHLEETQSMAEAVARASALAEPGDVVLLSPCCASFDLFKNYEDRGRQFAAAVAELKK from the coding sequence ATGAACATTGTCATCCTCGGAGCCGCCGAAAGCGGCGTGGGCGCGGCCCTGCTGGCACAGGCCAAAGGCCACGCGGTGTTCGTGTCGGACCGCGGCGCCATTCAGGCCGATTACAAGGAGCAGCTCACCCGGGCGGGCATCGAGTTTGAAGAAGGCCAGCACACGCTGGAGCGCGTCCTGCAGGCCGAGGAAGTCATCAAGAGCCCCGGCATTCCGGAAAAGGCACCGGTTATTCAGGCCCTGCGGGAGCGCAACATTCCCGTCATTTCCGAGATTGAGTTTGCCGGTCGCTACACCGCGGCCAAGTGCATCTGCATCACGGGCACTAACGGCAAAACCACCACCACGCTGCTCATTTACCATCTGCTGAAAGAAGCGGGCTTGAAGGTAGGGCTGGCCGGCAACGTGGGCTACTCCATGGCAGAGCAGGTAATCGCCAATGAGCATGAGTACTACGTAGTGGAACTGAGTAGCTTCCAGCTGGACGATACCTATGATTTTCAGCCTTGGATTAGCATTCTGCTCAATATAACCCCCGACCACTTGGACCGCTACGGCTACTCGCTAGAGAACTACGCCCAAGCCAAACTGCGCATCGTGCGCAACCAGGACAGTAGCGGCTACTTCATCTACAATGCCGACGATGAGAACATCCAGCGGTATTTCAAAGCCGCGTTGCGGCCGGTGCACAAAATGCCCTTCAGCCTGCACCACCGGCCCGATGTGCACTTGGCGGCCTACTACAAGTCGGAGGACGTGATATGCTTGGACATGCTGCCCGGCTACTACAGCGAAACCGAAGAAATAAGCACGGCTAATTCGCCGCTCATCGGCCAGCACAACCGCCAGAACATGATGGCCGCCGTACTTGCCGCCCGCGTGGCCGGCCTCAACTCCGGGCAGATTGAAAGCGCCCTGGCCACGTTCCACAACGCCGACCACCGCCTGCAACCGGTGGGCGAAATCGGCGGCGTGCGCTATATCAACGACAGCAAGGCCACCAACGTGGAAGCTGCCTGGTATGCGCTGGATGGCATTCGCCAGCCCATTGTCTGGATTGCGGGCGGCACCGACAAGGGCAACGACTACAGCAGCCTGCTGCACCTGGCCGAAAGCCGGGTGAAAGCGCTGGTGTGCCTCGGCGTCGACAACGCCAAGCTGCGGGCGGCTTTCGGCAACGTGGTGCCGCACCTCGAAGAAACGCAAAGCATGGCCGAGGCCGTGGCCCGCGCTTCAGCCCTGGCCGAACCCGGCGACGTGGTGCTGCTCTCGCCGTGCTGCGCCAGTTTCGACCTGTTCAAAAATTACGAAGACCGGGGCCGGCAATTCGCCGCCGCGGTGGCCGAACTGAAGAAATAA
- the mraY gene encoding phospho-N-acetylmuramoyl-pentapeptide-transferase has translation MLYYLFRYLHDHFHLPGTGVFQYTTFRAGLAVVISLLIAQTFGHRLIRVLQKKQVGESIRDLGLQGQNEKKGTPTMGGLIIILAILVPVVLLARLRNIYIILMILSTVWLGLIGFLDDYIKVFRKNKEGLSGRFKVLGQVGLGITVGWVLFYSNEITVREYLLPNGQYSAIEATKFFKDVHLMITTVPFMKNNELNYGDLFATAGSLFNGLYGLLYIPIVIFLITAVSNGANITDGLDGLAAGTSAIIGITLAIFAFVSGNALLADYLDVMFIPDSGELVIFCTAFVGACIGFLWYNSYPAQVFMGDTGSLALGGIIAVLALIVRKELLIPILCGVFLIENLSVMVQVGYFKYTRKKYGEGRRLLRMSPLHHHYQKLGYHESKIVSRFWIVGIMLAVITLVTLKLR, from the coding sequence ATGCTTTATTACCTCTTCCGTTACCTGCACGACCATTTTCACCTGCCCGGCACCGGGGTGTTTCAGTACACCACGTTTCGGGCCGGCCTGGCGGTGGTCATTTCCCTGCTCATCGCCCAAACGTTTGGGCACCGCCTCATTCGCGTTCTTCAGAAAAAGCAGGTAGGGGAGAGCATCCGCGACCTGGGCCTGCAGGGCCAAAACGAGAAAAAGGGCACCCCCACCATGGGTGGCCTCATCATCATCCTGGCCATTCTGGTGCCCGTGGTTCTGCTGGCCCGCTTACGCAACATCTACATCATCCTCATGATTTTGAGCACGGTGTGGCTGGGCCTGATTGGCTTCCTGGACGACTACATCAAGGTGTTCCGCAAGAACAAGGAAGGCCTGAGCGGCCGCTTCAAGGTACTGGGCCAGGTGGGCCTGGGCATCACGGTGGGCTGGGTGTTGTTTTACAGCAACGAAATCACGGTGCGCGAGTACCTGCTGCCCAACGGCCAGTACTCGGCCATTGAGGCGACCAAGTTTTTCAAAGACGTGCACCTGATGATTACCACGGTGCCGTTTATGAAAAACAACGAGCTGAACTATGGCGACTTGTTTGCCACGGCCGGCTCCTTGTTCAACGGCCTCTACGGCCTGCTTTACATCCCCATCGTCATCTTCCTGATTACGGCCGTCAGCAACGGCGCCAACATCACCGACGGCCTCGACGGGCTGGCGGCCGGCACTTCGGCCATCATTGGTATCACGCTAGCCATTTTCGCTTTCGTGAGCGGCAACGCGCTGCTGGCTGATTATCTGGACGTCATGTTTATTCCGGATTCCGGCGAGCTGGTTATTTTCTGTACGGCCTTCGTGGGCGCCTGCATCGGCTTTTTGTGGTACAATAGCTACCCGGCGCAGGTATTCATGGGCGACACGGGTTCGCTGGCCCTGGGCGGCATCATTGCCGTGCTGGCGCTCATCGTGCGCAAGGAACTGCTTATTCCCATTCTCTGCGGCGTGTTCTTGATTGAGAACCTGTCGGTGATGGTGCAGGTGGGCTACTTCAAGTACACCCGTAAGAAGTACGGCGAGGGCCGGCGCCTGCTGCGCATGTCGCCGCTGCACCACCACTACCAGAAGCTGGGCTACCACGAATCCAAAATCGTGTCGCGCTTCTGGATTGTGGGCATCATGCTGGCCGTCATCACCTTGGTAACCCTGAAACTGCGCTAG
- a CDS encoding UDP-N-acetylmuramoyl-L-alanyl-D-glutamate--2,6-diaminopimelate ligase codes for MISLPLFSLLTDVAVLAQHGPTDVAITGLTLDSREAGPGVAFCALRGTATDGHNFIAGAVEKGLAAVICEALPATLNPSTAYVLVKDSAEALGHMAAAFHGHPSRQLKLIGVTGTNGKTTCATLLHKLLRELGYHAGLLSTVQNQIDEEVIPSTHTTPDAIRLNALLARMVAAGCTHACMEVSSHAVAQHRITGLRFVGGIFTNLTHDHLDYHGTFDNYLKAKKAFFDGLPKTAFALTNADDKRGPVMLQNTAARRETYSLRGAATFRAKLVANEVHGLHLKIEGREILFRLIGVFNAYNLLAVYGAGVLLGEDPTEVLTILSGLTTAPGRFEPVVSPAQTVTGIVDYAHTPDALENVLQTLHEIRQPSQQIITVVGCGGNRDAAKRPIMANLAARLSNKVVLTSDNPRFEDPNEILAQMQAGVTAPDSAKVQTVADRRQAIETAVRLAGTNDIVLVAGKGHENYQEIRGVKAPFDDKLILTEVFAAQGK; via the coding sequence ATGATTTCCCTACCGCTCTTTTCGCTGCTCACCGACGTTGCCGTGCTCGCCCAGCACGGCCCCACCGACGTGGCCATCACCGGCCTTACCCTCGACTCGCGCGAAGCGGGACCGGGCGTGGCATTCTGCGCCCTGCGCGGCACCGCTACCGATGGGCATAATTTCATAGCAGGTGCGGTGGAGAAGGGGTTGGCCGCTGTGATTTGCGAAGCGCTGCCGGCTACGCTCAATCCCAGCACGGCCTACGTGTTGGTGAAGGACAGCGCCGAAGCCTTGGGCCATATGGCGGCGGCGTTTCATGGGCACCCCTCGCGCCAGCTCAAGCTGATTGGCGTGACGGGCACCAACGGCAAAACCACCTGCGCCACGCTGCTGCACAAGCTGCTGCGTGAGCTGGGCTACCACGCTGGCCTGCTGAGCACGGTGCAGAATCAGATTGACGAGGAAGTGATTCCCAGCACGCACACCACCCCCGACGCCATTCGGCTCAACGCGCTGCTGGCGCGCATGGTGGCCGCCGGCTGCACCCACGCCTGCATGGAAGTGAGCAGCCACGCCGTGGCCCAACACCGCATCACGGGCCTGCGCTTTGTGGGGGGCATCTTCACCAACCTAACCCACGACCACCTCGACTACCACGGCACCTTCGACAATTACCTGAAAGCCAAAAAAGCTTTCTTCGACGGCCTGCCCAAAACCGCTTTCGCCCTCACCAACGCCGACGATAAGCGCGGCCCGGTGATGCTGCAAAACACCGCCGCCCGCCGCGAAACCTACTCCCTGCGCGGCGCGGCCACCTTCCGGGCCAAGCTCGTGGCCAACGAAGTGCACGGCCTGCACCTCAAAATCGAGGGCCGCGAAATCCTGTTCCGCCTCATCGGGGTGTTCAATGCCTACAACCTACTGGCCGTGTACGGCGCGGGCGTGCTGCTGGGCGAAGACCCCACCGAGGTGCTCACCATCCTCTCGGGCCTGACCACGGCTCCCGGGCGGTTCGAGCCGGTGGTGTCGCCCGCGCAGACTGTTACGGGCATCGTGGACTATGCTCACACGCCCGACGCGCTGGAAAACGTGCTGCAGACGCTGCACGAAATCCGCCAGCCCAGCCAGCAAATCATCACCGTGGTGGGCTGCGGCGGCAACCGCGACGCGGCCAAGCGCCCCATCATGGCCAACCTGGCCGCCCGCCTTTCCAACAAGGTCGTCCTCACCTCCGACAACCCTCGCTTTGAGGACCCCAACGAGATTCTGGCCCAGATGCAGGCCGGCGTCACGGCCCCCGACTCGGCCAAAGTGCAAACCGTAGCCGACCGCCGCCAAGCCATCGAAACCGCGGTGCGCCTAGCCGGCACCAACGATATTGTGCTGGTGGCGGGCAAAGGCCACGAGAATTATCAGGAAATTCGCGGCGTCAAAGCACCCTTCGACGACAAGTTGATTTTAACCGAAGTTTTTGCCGCGCAGGGCAAGTAG
- a CDS encoding penicillin-binding protein codes for MKGSVKKSIVTRVRLAFLGVAVFSCAIFWKATKIQFQEGSKWRALEQERRISYLPVPATRGTIYAGDGKSIMATSLPFYRVAWDPGVVDDDLFRAEVDSLAWHLSHFFGDRSVQEYKRRLKNAHDGKARYIRLNSRQINFQEKKQLANWPIFRAKRNRGGAIFEKVDKRFRPFGGLAQRTIGFVNEEHHGAGLEYTYEQSLAGKAGEALFERVPGGVKPVYDGTEIKPQPGYDVQTTLDINLQDVAENALYKSLVDNNAQYGCVILMEVATGEIKAVANLGKASDDTYKEDYNYAFADQGRTEPGSTFKLASMMALMEARPNITLDDMVDTGNGRMYVGGAVKSDSHGYGRITVQQVFEKSSNIGVAKLVDKYFAGNPTEYTDYLKKFGLDKPLGFQMAGEARPYVKDPADRSWSRTSLTTMSIGYELKLAPLQTLAFYNAVANGGVKVQPMIVREIKVADQVIQHNETKVLNPKICSDATLAKVKSMMEGVVLAGTARSIRPKDYSIAGKTGTAWKFKNGQYTKTYSTSFCGYFPADKPKYSCIVVVDSPRNGRIYGADVAAPVFREVADKCMARDLLSQRPLLAKARLNKSHVPLVRAGMQDELALVCQKLGLAGNTQATGGEEWVRAASDTAFHARTVALVVNPVQTGRVPQVRGLTRRDALFLLENKGLHVRAVGTGRVKEQSLPVGAPIKRGDIITLTLEESGPRLTAPRALPEPEHTDLAENKLLVPVELESATKAKPVAAVAKLRTTAKPAAKPAKAEVAKPKAKPASASAPSTAKSTNKPAAKAKATASPAPAKTSKKTAAATKPVVRRT; via the coding sequence ATGAAAGGCAGCGTTAAAAAATCCATCGTCACCCGTGTGCGGCTCGCCTTTTTGGGCGTGGCCGTGTTTTCGTGCGCTATTTTCTGGAAAGCCACCAAAATCCAGTTTCAGGAAGGTAGCAAGTGGCGGGCCCTAGAGCAGGAGCGCCGCATCAGCTACCTGCCGGTGCCGGCCACGCGCGGCACCATTTACGCCGGCGATGGCAAAAGCATCATGGCCACCTCGCTGCCCTTTTACCGGGTGGCCTGGGACCCCGGCGTGGTCGACGACGACTTGTTTCGGGCGGAGGTTGACTCGCTGGCCTGGCATTTGTCGCACTTCTTCGGCGACCGCAGCGTGCAGGAGTACAAGCGCCGCCTGAAAAATGCCCACGACGGCAAAGCCCGCTACATCCGGCTCAACTCGCGCCAAATCAACTTTCAGGAGAAAAAGCAGCTGGCCAATTGGCCCATCTTCCGGGCCAAGCGCAACCGCGGCGGCGCCATTTTTGAGAAGGTCGACAAGCGGTTTCGGCCGTTTGGGGGCCTGGCCCAGCGTACCATCGGCTTCGTGAACGAAGAGCACCACGGCGCCGGCTTGGAATACACCTACGAGCAAAGCCTGGCCGGCAAGGCCGGCGAAGCGCTGTTTGAGCGCGTGCCGGGCGGCGTGAAACCCGTGTACGACGGCACCGAAATCAAGCCCCAGCCGGGCTACGACGTGCAGACCACGCTCGACATCAACCTGCAGGACGTGGCCGAGAACGCCCTCTACAAGTCCTTGGTGGACAACAATGCCCAATACGGCTGCGTGATTCTGATGGAAGTGGCCACCGGCGAAATCAAGGCCGTGGCCAACCTGGGCAAGGCCTCCGACGACACGTACAAGGAGGACTACAACTACGCTTTTGCCGACCAGGGCCGTACCGAGCCGGGTTCCACCTTCAAGCTGGCCTCGATGATGGCCCTGATGGAAGCCCGGCCCAACATCACCCTCGACGACATGGTGGACACCGGCAACGGCCGCATGTACGTGGGCGGGGCCGTGAAATCGGACTCGCACGGCTACGGCCGCATCACGGTGCAGCAGGTGTTTGAGAAGTCGAGCAACATTGGCGTGGCCAAGCTGGTGGACAAGTACTTTGCCGGCAACCCAACCGAATACACCGACTACCTGAAGAAGTTCGGCCTCGACAAGCCGCTGGGCTTCCAGATGGCCGGCGAGGCGCGGCCCTACGTGAAGGACCCCGCCGACCGCAGCTGGAGCCGCACCTCGCTCACCACCATGAGCATCGGCTACGAGCTCAAGCTGGCCCCGCTGCAAACCCTGGCCTTTTACAATGCCGTGGCCAACGGCGGCGTGAAGGTGCAGCCCATGATAGTGCGCGAAATCAAGGTGGCCGACCAGGTCATTCAGCACAACGAAACCAAAGTGCTGAACCCCAAAATCTGCTCCGACGCTACCCTGGCCAAAGTGAAATCCATGATGGAAGGCGTGGTGCTGGCCGGCACGGCCCGTAGCATCCGGCCCAAGGACTACAGCATTGCTGGCAAAACCGGCACGGCCTGGAAGTTCAAGAACGGCCAGTACACCAAAACGTATTCGACCAGCTTCTGCGGCTATTTCCCGGCCGACAAGCCCAAATACAGCTGCATTGTGGTGGTCGACTCGCCCCGCAACGGCCGCATCTACGGCGCCGACGTGGCCGCCCCGGTGTTCCGCGAAGTGGCCGACAAGTGCATGGCCCGCGACCTGCTCAGCCAGCGCCCCTTGCTGGCCAAGGCCCGCCTCAACAAGAGCCACGTGCCGCTGGTGCGCGCCGGCATGCAGGACGAGCTGGCCCTGGTGTGCCAGAAGCTGGGCCTGGCCGGCAACACCCAGGCCACGGGCGGCGAAGAATGGGTGCGCGCGGCCTCCGATACCGCCTTCCACGCCCGCACGGTGGCGCTGGTGGTAAATCCCGTGCAAACCGGCCGGGTGCCGCAGGTGCGCGGCCTCACGCGCCGCGACGCCTTGTTTCTGCTCGAAAACAAAGGACTGCACGTGCGCGCCGTGGGCACGGGCCGCGTGAAAGAGCAGTCGTTGCCGGTGGGTGCGCCCATTAAGCGTGGCGACATTATTACGCTCACGCTGGAAGAATCGGGCCCGCGCCTCACGGCCCCCCGCGCCCTGCCCGAGCCCGAGCACACCGACCTGGCCGAGAACAAGCTGCTGGTGCCCGTGGAATTGGAATCGGCCACAAAAGCAAAGCCTGTGGCGGCGGTGGCCAAACTGAGGACTACTGCCAAACCCGCCGCAAAGCCTGCGAAAGCTGAGGTGGCCAAGCCCAAAGCCAAGCCGGCTTCTGCGTCGGCTCCGTCAACTGCAAAATCGACCAATAAACCTGCGGCGAAAGCGAAAGCGACTGCCAGCCCGGCACCAGCCAAAACCTCCAAGAAAACGGCTGCTGCGACAAAACCCGTTGTGCGCCGCACCTAA
- a CDS encoding FtsL-like putative cell division protein, protein MASNTLRPSDSPRRANVPREMAVPEPVVLPAAVVEKLPPPPAPEPTPEPAKRPRKPAPEPRPRSSWSLFSLLDRVTSVDGLFREGLPVRYLPNLLFIMLLTLLYIGNTHYGNRMNRSIQRLKQETEDLRADYTTLKSDYMEASKQSEVARKVAAFGLVESSSPPFRITVPSGHLDAAELELMPVLTADTLAARAARDSAAALQADLLAGRKRGVVSSEDSGPEIIAPPQPLSGDSAATEAAAPAPAATRAASPARAKSKPAKPAKAINKAASKARKPNRPTSRTATPAARSHSR, encoded by the coding sequence GTGGCTTCCAACACGCTTAGACCTTCCGACAGCCCCCGCCGCGCCAACGTGCCGCGCGAGATGGCCGTGCCCGAGCCGGTGGTGCTGCCCGCCGCCGTGGTGGAAAAATTGCCTCCGCCTCCTGCTCCCGAGCCCACGCCGGAGCCCGCCAAGCGTCCGCGCAAGCCTGCTCCTGAGCCGCGACCTCGCAGCTCCTGGAGCCTGTTTTCGCTGCTAGACCGCGTGACCAGCGTCGACGGGCTGTTTCGGGAGGGCTTGCCGGTGCGCTACCTGCCCAACTTACTGTTCATCATGCTGCTTACGCTGCTCTACATCGGCAACACGCACTACGGCAACCGCATGAACCGCAGCATCCAGCGCCTCAAGCAGGAAACCGAAGACCTGCGCGCCGACTACACCACCCTGAAATCGGACTACATGGAGGCCAGCAAGCAAAGCGAGGTGGCCCGCAAGGTGGCCGCCTTTGGCCTGGTGGAAAGCTCCTCGCCACCCTTCCGCATCACCGTGCCCAGCGGCCACCTCGACGCGGCCGAACTGGAGCTGATGCCCGTGCTCACGGCCGATACCCTGGCCGCCCGGGCCGCCCGCGACTCGGCCGCCGCGCTACAAGCCGACCTGCTGGCCGGCCGCAAGCGCGGTGTGGTGAGCAGCGAGGATTCCGGGCCCGAAATCATTGCCCCGCCCCAGCCGCTGAGCGGAGACTCCGCCGCCACCGAAGCCGCGGCCCCCGCGCCGGCTGCCACCCGGGCGGCTTCGCCTGCCCGGGCAAAGAGCAAGCCTGCGAAACCTGCCAAGGCTATTAATAAAGCGGCCTCCAAAGCCAGGAAACCTAACCGCCCCACGTCACGCACGGCCACGCCGGCCGCCAGAAGCCACTCCCGATGA